From a region of the Gammaproteobacteria bacterium genome:
- the pheS gene encoding phenylalanine--tRNA ligase subunit alpha, with protein sequence MKITEAIEAVSGTTTLSALESLRVVHLGRKGYLTLQLKQIGSLPVDERKAYGKALNTAKQKLADAIDKKAELLEQQAQANALDRDVIDVSLPGRAVQHGTLHPISRSIRRITAIFRRLGFDVADGPEIEDDFHNFGALNIPEDHPARAMHDTFYVSPGVVLRTHTSPVQVRYMENQELPIRVIAPGRVYRCDSDVTHTPMFNQVEGLAVDLDITFSDLKGILIHFVREFFEQDLPVRFRPSYFPFTEPSAEVDMGCVFCAGAGCRVCQHTGWLEILGCGMVHPEVFRQVGIDNEKYTGYAFGMGIERVTMLRYGVDDLRLFFDNELSFLNQFG encoded by the coding sequence ATCAAGATCACTGAAGCGATCGAAGCGGTATCGGGCACAACGACGCTCTCTGCCCTGGAGTCGCTACGGGTTGTTCACCTCGGTCGCAAGGGTTACCTGACACTCCAGCTTAAACAGATCGGTAGCCTGCCGGTTGATGAAAGAAAAGCGTATGGAAAAGCGCTAAATACCGCAAAACAAAAGCTGGCAGACGCCATCGATAAAAAGGCCGAGCTTCTAGAGCAGCAAGCGCAAGCTAACGCGTTAGATCGAGACGTAATTGATGTGTCACTGCCTGGTCGCGCCGTACAACATGGCACATTACATCCAATAAGCCGTTCTATTCGGAGAATTACAGCCATATTTCGACGGCTCGGATTTGATGTCGCCGACGGACCTGAAATCGAAGACGATTTCCATAACTTCGGTGCGCTGAATATCCCTGAGGATCACCCAGCTCGGGCTATGCACGATACCTTTTATGTGTCTCCGGGAGTGGTGCTCCGAACCCATACATCGCCTGTGCAGGTGCGGTATATGGAAAATCAAGAACTCCCAATCAGGGTCATAGCTCCGGGTAGGGTGTACCGGTGCGATTCTGATGTTACCCATACACCCATGTTCAACCAGGTGGAAGGATTAGCAGTTGATCTAGACATAACCTTTTCCGATCTCAAGGGTATCTTGATTCATTTTGTTCGGGAATTTTTTGAACAAGACTTGCCAGTAAGATTCAGACCTTCTTATTTTCCATTCACCGAACCTTCGGCTGAAGTCGATATGGGGTGCGTTTTTTGTGCCGGTGCTGGCTGTAGAGTGTGTCAGCATACTGGCTGGCTCGAAATACTTGGTTGTGGAATGGTTCACCCAGAAGTGTTTCGCCAGGTTGGCATCGATAACGAGAAATACACGGGTTACGCATTTGGTATGGGTATAGAACGGGTCACGATGCTTCGATATGGTGTCGATGATCTTAGGTTGTTTTTTGATAACGAACTTTCGTTTTTAAACCAGTTCGGTTAG
- the rplT gene encoding 50S ribosomal protein L20, translating to MPRVKRSVTARARHRKVLANAKGYRGARKNVYRVAKQAVMKAGQYAYRDRRQRKRQFRALWIVRINAAARLSGINYSQMINGLSKAAVEIDRKVLADMAVNDKPGFESLAERAKAALAA from the coding sequence ATGCCCAGGGTAAAACGAAGCGTAACAGCAAGAGCCAGACATCGCAAAGTGTTGGCGAATGCTAAGGGGTATCGTGGTGCCCGGAAAAACGTCTATCGAGTCGCAAAACAAGCTGTGATGAAAGCAGGGCAATATGCCTACAGAGACCGTAGACAGCGTAAGCGTCAATTTCGAGCGCTGTGGATTGTGAGGATCAACGCGGCAGCCCGACTAAGCGGGATCAATTATAGTCAGATGATTAATGGTCTTTCGAAGGCGGCAGTTGAAATAGATCGAAAAGTACTTGCTGACATGGCTGTCAACGACAAACCAGGTTTCGAGTCTTTGGCAGAACGAGCCAAGGCAGCACTGGCAGCTTAA
- the rpmI gene encoding 50S ribosomal protein L35, whose product MPKMKTNRGAAKRFKTTASGRFKRSQAYMNHILTKKSTKRKRQLRSQLIVHSSNESALKRMLPYS is encoded by the coding sequence ATGCCCAAGATGAAGACGAATAGGGGTGCGGCGAAGCGGTTCAAGACGACTGCTAGTGGTCGTTTTAAGCGTTCGCAAGCATACATGAACCACATCCTGACAAAAAAATCGACCAAACGAAAACGGCAGTTACGGTCCCAGTTAATTGTTCACTCGTCAAATGAATCCGCACTGAAGCGGATGCTTCCTTACAGTTAA
- the infC gene encoding translation initiation factor IF-3, with amino-acid sequence MVAAKQQRINDEITAGDIRLIGEGGEQLGIVSVTEAHQIAEEKQLDLVEISPYAEPPVCRLMDYGKFLYSAAKKKQESKKKQKQIIVKEVKFRPGTDIGDYDIKVRNLVRFLDAGNKVKVTLRFRGREMAHQELGMKMLKRVEADLDELGVVEQMPKMEGRQMVMVLAPKK; translated from the coding sequence ATAGTTGCAGCAAAGCAGCAGCGCATCAACGATGAGATTACAGCCGGAGATATCCGGCTAATCGGAGAAGGCGGCGAACAACTGGGTATTGTTTCAGTTACTGAAGCCCACCAGATTGCCGAAGAGAAACAGCTTGATCTTGTTGAGATCTCGCCCTATGCAGAACCACCTGTTTGTCGGTTGATGGACTACGGCAAATTCTTATATTCAGCCGCAAAGAAAAAGCAGGAATCGAAAAAGAAGCAAAAACAGATAATCGTTAAAGAAGTGAAATTCCGGCCTGGGACCGATATCGGCGACTATGACATAAAGGTGCGGAACTTGGTGCGGTTCCTGGATGCCGGAAACAAAGTTAAGGTGACGTTACGGTTCCGTGGTAGAGAGATGGCCCATCAGGAACTGGGAATGAAAATGCTAAAACGGGTTGAAGCGGATCTGGATGAATTGGGAGTAGTCGAGCAAATGCCGAAAATGGAAGGCCGGCAGATGGTCATGGTCCTTGCACCCAAGAAATAA
- the thrS gene encoding threonine--tRNA ligase — protein MPEIQLPDGAIRTYERPVSVMEIAADIHPKLAKRALAGEVGGNLVDIDYRIDSDQAVRIVTSEDPSGVEILRHSCAHLMAHAVKTLYPTAQVTIGPVIEDGFYYDFSYASGFGEADLEKIEKKMHELAKANLPISRSTMPRDAAVALFTASGENYKAEIIGGIPEDEMISLYTQGEFTDLCRGPHVPSTGHLKAFKLTKLAGAYWRGDSTNEMLQRIYGTAWPDKKQLGAYLTRLVEAEKRDHRKLGRQLDYFHFQEEAPGMAFWHEQGWTLFRLIETYVRTLLEEYDYQEVHTPQVLNRRLWERSGHWEKFRENMFTTHVEDQDYAIKPMNCPGHVMIFNQGLKSYRDLPLRISEFGICHRNEPSGTLHGLLRGRRFTQDDAHVFCTEEQIGSEVSTLIDLTYRMYNDFGFEDIEVVLSTRPENRVGDDLLWDRSEKALAAALEEKSIPFTVQAGEGAFYGPKHEFVLRDSIGRRWQCGTIQLDFSMPGRLGAEYVAADGTKRVPVMIHRAILGSLERFIGILIEDTEGKLPAWLSPVQLIVCNIGPNQREYALSVQKHLKNHNLRVQCDLRNEKIGYKIRQATLRRIPFILVVGDKEKGAESVSVRTQDGTDLGSIDLDRVATALPGLSLKH, from the coding sequence GTGCCCGAAATCCAACTACCTGACGGTGCTATCCGTACTTATGAACGGCCCGTTTCGGTTATGGAAATTGCAGCCGATATACACCCAAAACTTGCGAAACGGGCTTTGGCAGGTGAGGTTGGCGGCAATTTGGTCGATATAGATTACCGTATCGACAGTGATCAAGCTGTGCGCATTGTTACGTCTGAAGACCCCAGTGGAGTGGAGATCCTGCGGCATTCCTGTGCACACCTTATGGCACATGCCGTTAAGACTCTGTATCCGACAGCCCAGGTAACGATTGGCCCTGTTATTGAAGACGGGTTTTACTACGATTTTTCCTATGCCTCAGGTTTTGGAGAAGCTGATCTGGAGAAAATCGAAAAGAAAATGCATGAGCTTGCCAAAGCGAACCTGCCAATCAGTCGTTCAACTATGCCACGCGATGCAGCGGTCGCGTTATTCACAGCCAGTGGCGAGAACTACAAAGCGGAAATTATCGGCGGCATACCGGAAGATGAGATGATTTCGTTGTATACACAAGGAGAATTTACCGATCTGTGTCGTGGGCCTCACGTTCCATCTACAGGCCATCTGAAAGCTTTCAAGCTAACAAAACTGGCTGGTGCGTATTGGCGTGGGGATTCGACGAACGAAATGCTGCAGCGAATTTATGGTACGGCGTGGCCAGACAAAAAGCAGCTCGGAGCCTATCTAACCCGCTTGGTAGAAGCTGAAAAAAGAGACCACAGAAAGTTGGGGAGACAGCTGGACTATTTTCATTTTCAGGAAGAAGCACCGGGTATGGCTTTCTGGCATGAGCAGGGATGGACATTGTTCCGACTGATAGAGACCTATGTTCGAACGTTGCTGGAGGAATATGACTATCAGGAGGTACACACACCGCAAGTGCTTAATAGGCGATTGTGGGAGCGTTCGGGGCACTGGGAAAAGTTCAGAGAAAACATGTTTACGACGCATGTCGAGGATCAGGACTACGCCATTAAACCCATGAACTGTCCCGGTCATGTCATGATTTTTAATCAAGGGCTTAAGAGTTATCGGGACCTGCCGCTGAGAATATCGGAATTCGGCATCTGTCACAGAAATGAACCTTCAGGCACCTTGCATGGGCTGCTGCGCGGTCGGCGTTTTACCCAGGATGACGCCCATGTTTTCTGCACAGAAGAGCAGATAGGCAGTGAGGTGTCGACATTGATCGACCTGACCTATCGTATGTATAACGATTTTGGGTTCGAAGATATTGAGGTCGTACTATCGACTCGACCTGAAAATCGGGTGGGAGATGACCTGCTGTGGGATCGTTCAGAGAAAGCGCTGGCGGCTGCGCTTGAAGAAAAGTCGATACCCTTTACAGTGCAGGCGGGCGAGGGTGCATTTTACGGACCCAAGCACGAATTCGTACTCCGTGATTCTATAGGCAGACGCTGGCAATGCGGAACCATACAACTGGATTTCTCGATGCCGGGGCGACTGGGGGCCGAATACGTCGCTGCAGACGGAACAAAAAGGGTGCCGGTCATGATTCATAGGGCAATACTGGGTTCGCTCGAACGTTTTATTGGAATTTTGATTGAAGATACTGAAGGAAAATTGCCTGCCTGGCTTTCACCGGTACAGTTGATTGTGTGCAACATTGGCCCTAATCAACGTGAATATGCTCTCTCGGTGCAAAAACATCTAAAAAATCATAACTTGAGAGTACAATGTGACTTGAGAAACGAGAAGATCGGCTATAAAATTCGCCAAGCGACTCTGCGCCGAATTCCTTTTATTCTGGTTGTTGGAGACAAAGAAAAAGGCGCGGAGAGTGTTTCCGTGCGTACACAAGACGGGACCGATCTGGGGTCAATCGACCTCGACAGAGTAGCAACAGCGCTACCGGGTCTTTCGTTAAAGCACTAA
- the uvrB gene encoding excinuclease ABC subunit UvrB, producing MMRQFQLESEFHPAGDQPEAIEALLNGIEVGELYQTLLGVTGSGKTFTMAHLIARTGRTTLILAPNKTLAAQLYAEMRDFFPSNAVEYFVSYYDYYQPEAYVPSSDTYIEKDASINDHIDQMRLSATKALLEREDTIIVATVSAIYGLGDPAAYHGMILHLRQGGLAEQRDILRRLSELQYTRNEMDLRRGTFRVRGDVIDIYPAESDRFAVRIELFGDQIERLARFDPLTGEVDERLTRFTIYPKSHYVTPRETLLAATGAIRDELTDRLSVLRSQERLLEAQRLEQRTHYDLEMIEELGYCNGIENYSRFLSGRKVGESPPTLIDYLPDKALLFIDESHVTVPQLGAMYRGDRSRKETLVEYGFRLPSALDNRPLRFDEFERKIPQTVFVSATPGPYEAEHSSSTVDQVVRPTGLVDPVLEIRPAATQVDDLMSEIQLRANASERVLVTTLTKRMSEDLCDYLADHGVRVRYLHSDIDTVERVEILRDLRLGVFDVLVGINLLREGLDLPEVSLVAILDADKEGFLRSTRALIQTIGRAARNINGKAVLYADNVTQSMQRAIDETERRREKQEAHNIRHGILPATIEKRITEFIDGVYEKPQKAGRTRFDRAGTIGHITADIEIKSAGDLGRLIDGLEKQMYDHARALEFEQAAQLRDSISELKKRHFTAGFMTDPASVVS from the coding sequence ATGATGCGTCAGTTTCAGTTAGAAAGTGAATTCCATCCCGCTGGAGACCAGCCTGAAGCGATCGAGGCATTGCTGAACGGCATTGAGGTCGGGGAGTTGTACCAGACTCTCCTCGGTGTTACGGGGTCCGGCAAGACATTCACAATGGCCCATCTGATCGCCAGGACGGGCAGAACGACGTTGATCCTTGCTCCGAACAAAACACTTGCTGCGCAGCTCTATGCGGAAATGCGTGACTTTTTCCCGAGCAATGCGGTTGAATATTTCGTGTCCTACTACGATTACTACCAGCCCGAAGCATATGTACCGAGCAGTGATACCTATATTGAAAAAGATGCGTCTATCAACGATCACATTGACCAGATGCGTCTGTCGGCCACAAAGGCCCTTCTGGAACGTGAAGACACAATCATTGTTGCCACGGTTTCCGCAATTTATGGTCTTGGAGATCCGGCAGCTTATCATGGGATGATCCTTCATCTGAGGCAGGGCGGGCTGGCAGAACAACGTGACATTCTGCGGCGCCTTTCTGAGCTTCAATATACCCGCAACGAAATGGATCTTCGACGAGGTACTTTCCGAGTTCGGGGTGATGTAATTGATATTTATCCGGCAGAATCGGATCGTTTTGCCGTACGTATCGAACTGTTCGGTGACCAGATCGAACGCCTGGCGCGATTTGATCCGCTGACCGGCGAAGTCGATGAAAGGTTGACCCGTTTTACTATCTATCCTAAGAGTCACTACGTGACCCCACGCGAGACTCTGTTGGCGGCAACAGGCGCTATCAGAGACGAATTGACCGATCGACTTTCGGTTCTGCGAAGCCAGGAGCGATTATTGGAGGCGCAGCGGCTTGAACAGCGGACCCACTATGATCTTGAAATGATTGAGGAACTGGGTTACTGCAACGGGATCGAAAACTATTCGAGATTTCTCTCTGGTCGCAAGGTGGGTGAATCACCCCCAACACTGATCGACTATCTGCCGGACAAAGCGTTGCTTTTTATAGACGAAAGTCATGTGACGGTACCCCAACTGGGTGCGATGTATCGAGGCGATCGTTCGAGAAAAGAAACACTGGTTGAATATGGATTTCGACTGCCGTCGGCGTTGGACAACCGGCCGTTGAGATTCGATGAGTTTGAACGAAAGATACCTCAGACCGTGTTCGTATCGGCAACGCCAGGGCCTTACGAGGCGGAACACAGTTCAAGTACCGTAGATCAGGTTGTGCGACCGACAGGACTGGTAGACCCTGTGCTTGAGATCAGGCCGGCCGCTACTCAGGTGGATGACTTGATGTCTGAGATACAACTTCGGGCAAATGCGTCTGAAAGGGTATTGGTAACCACACTGACCAAGCGAATGTCTGAAGATCTCTGCGATTATCTGGCAGATCATGGAGTTCGAGTAAGATACCTTCACTCCGATATAGATACTGTCGAACGAGTTGAGATTCTCCGGGATCTGCGTCTGGGTGTTTTCGACGTACTGGTGGGTATCAATTTATTGCGTGAAGGCCTTGATCTCCCGGAAGTGTCTCTGGTGGCTATTCTGGATGCCGACAAAGAGGGGTTTCTTCGATCCACACGCGCTTTGATTCAGACAATTGGCCGCGCTGCTCGAAATATTAACGGAAAAGCGGTTCTTTATGCCGACAATGTGACGCAATCAATGCAGAGGGCGATCGACGAGACGGAAAGGAGAAGGGAAAAACAGGAGGCCCACAATATTCGCCATGGTATTTTGCCGGCGACTATAGAAAAACGAATTACAGAATTCATTGATGGTGTTTATGAGAAACCGCAAAAAGCCGGCCGAACCAGATTCGATAGAGCTGGCACAATTGGACACATTACTGCAGACATTGAAATCAAATCAGCAGGCGACCTGGGACGCCTGATTGATGGACTGGAAAAGCAGATGTACGATCACGCACGTGCACTTGAATTTGAGCAGGCGGCACAGCTGCGGGACAGCATCAGTGAATTAAAAAAGAGGCACTTCACAGCCGGTTTCATGACTGACCCCGCGTCGGTAGTCAGCTAA
- a CDS encoding TRAP transporter large permease — MTPVEVSAILFPLFIILVIFRVPVAIALGLACIPVFLLEERLTPFLLMNEMFKSYNAFILLAVPFFLLAANIMNAAGITDRLVRLSRAMVGHLPGGLGHVNVVVSMLFAGISGSSTADAAGIGSLLIPQMKKLGYSSSFSVAITACSSVMGVVIPPSILMVVWGGLMSVSIGGLFLAGVIPGILIAVSQMIAVYVFAKIYNYPMYARSSFKEFFVAVFQAIPPLMTPLIIVGGIVGGFFTPTEASVIAVLYSVILGGLFYRTIGFHNLPSILYNSAAFAAMSLFCIGTASAFGWLLAYFKVPLAIVQFLAPYGVGPTSTGLIVAGSFLLIGMFIDAIPAIIILGTVLWPLAEVSNMHPIHFAIIGVISLAFGLVTPPYGLCLLIACKIGDIEVRKALRDVAIVLCPMLVVLLIVIFFPELILALPKMLMAKFI, encoded by the coding sequence ATGACACCTGTGGAGGTCTCGGCGATATTATTCCCGCTTTTTATAATTCTTGTTATCTTTCGCGTCCCCGTTGCGATTGCGCTCGGTTTGGCATGCATTCCGGTGTTTTTGTTGGAAGAGCGATTAACGCCGTTCCTGCTCATGAATGAAATGTTCAAGTCCTATAACGCCTTCATATTACTTGCCGTTCCGTTCTTCCTTTTGGCCGCAAACATTATGAACGCTGCGGGAATCACTGACCGGTTGGTGCGGCTATCGCGTGCAATGGTTGGACATTTGCCGGGCGGATTGGGACACGTTAACGTGGTGGTCAGTATGCTATTTGCGGGTATATCCGGTTCGTCCACAGCGGATGCCGCGGGCATCGGGTCGCTGCTAATTCCGCAAATGAAAAAGCTGGGTTACTCATCAAGTTTTTCCGTCGCCATCACGGCGTGCTCCTCGGTCATGGGCGTTGTTATCCCGCCAAGTATCTTGATGGTCGTGTGGGGCGGACTGATGTCCGTATCTATTGGTGGCTTGTTTTTGGCCGGCGTTATCCCTGGAATTCTGATCGCCGTGTCGCAAATGATAGCGGTCTACGTGTTTGCCAAAATCTACAATTACCCGATGTATGCGCGATCTTCATTTAAGGAATTCTTTGTTGCGGTTTTCCAAGCGATACCGCCTCTCATGACCCCCTTGATCATTGTCGGCGGAATTGTCGGTGGGTTTTTTACGCCAACCGAAGCTTCAGTAATCGCCGTACTATATTCTGTTATTCTGGGGGGGCTTTTTTACAGAACCATTGGTTTTCATAACCTCCCGTCGATCCTCTACAACTCTGCAGCGTTCGCCGCTATGTCCCTGTTTTGTATAGGCACGGCGTCGGCGTTCGGGTGGCTGTTGGCCTATTTCAAAGTTCCGCTGGCTATTGTACAGTTTCTGGCGCCCTACGGCGTTGGTCCGACCAGTACGGGCTTGATCGTCGCTGGCTCCTTTCTTTTGATCGGTATGTTTATCGATGCCATCCCGGCGATCATTATTCTTGGAACCGTTCTTTGGCCGCTGGCCGAAGTCTCGAATATGCACCCGATCCATTTTGCAATTATCGGCGTTATTTCTTTGGCTTTCGGACTGGTAACTCCTCCCTATGGTTTATGTTTATTGATTGCCTGTAAGATCGGAGACATTGAGGTTAGGAAAGCATTGCGCGACGTCGCCATTGTCCTGTGCCCAATGCTTGTGGTTCTGTTAATTGTAATTTTCTTCCCGGAACTCATCCTGGCATTGCCAAAGATGCTCATGGCGAAGTTTATATGA
- a CDS encoding TRAP transporter small permease, translated as MKKIIDGYFSFLKIVLTMLMGILIIPVTMQIFARYSDFIPRYIWTEELSRFCFIWIILVGAMIALRKNEHFAVDLLPPPKTNKGKAISLMFVDLMAFGMAVIFVVWGWPLIKFGLLQTSEMADLPMVFIYVAWPITGITWMLFLSERVVDHIKLFRSVAP; from the coding sequence ATGAAAAAAATAATAGATGGTTATTTTTCGTTTCTCAAAATCGTCCTGACGATGTTGATGGGAATTCTCATCATTCCTGTAACCATGCAAATATTTGCCCGCTATAGCGATTTTATCCCACGCTATATCTGGACCGAAGAGCTGTCACGATTTTGCTTCATCTGGATCATCCTTGTTGGGGCAATGATTGCTTTACGGAAAAACGAACATTTTGCAGTTGATCTGTTGCCGCCCCCAAAAACCAACAAAGGCAAAGCGATATCCCTGATGTTTGTTGATCTCATGGCATTTGGCATGGCGGTTATTTTTGTTGTCTGGGGCTGGCCGCTGATTAAGTTCGGATTACTGCAAACTTCCGAAATGGCTGATCTGCCAATGGTGTTTATTTACGTAGCTTGGCCGATAACGGGGATTACGTGGATGTTATTTTTGTCAGAACGTGTTGTTGATCATATCAAATTATTTCGGAGTGTCGCCCCATGA